From Erigeron canadensis isolate Cc75 chromosome 5, C_canadensis_v1, whole genome shotgun sequence:
ATGATGGTGATGAGGTGGCGGAAATGGGGGTGTGGCGAGTTAGGGTTTGGGAGGATTTTAGGGGTTTGAATGATGAGGATTTTTTGGTGGGATTGAAGGGGTGGAAGGTGGTGATTGAAGGTGGTGgttggttgtggtggtggtgacggtgggtTAAGGTGGTGGAAAATGTGGTGGTGGTTGCTGctgccgccgccgccgccatgGTTGGTGGTTGGTGAGGGAGGTTGACGCCTTGACAGATCGAGGGATATCGTGTGTGTATGTGTGGGTTCCCTGCCGGTTTGTTTGACTATATCTAGTATCTACAAATCTGATAACAGGAGTTTAACATTATTAAAACAACGTATGacgaaatatttaaaaaaaaatgttaacatcataaacGTTAGTCtcacaaaatcatttaaaatattttttacacgTATAAAAAATCACTCATGATTTTAATAGTTTATAAGAGCAACATCAttcaaccaaaataatgttaatatCATCCAAATTATcctcaatattttattataaaattattttagaaaatgctaaatgaaacttaaatacatacaaaagttgtattttttcataaaaaatgatttatcctaCTAACCAAATAGCATAATAATCCtactaatttatcaaaaaagtgacatgtggtatccattaatttttttttttagacttgtaccctgattttttcacatgtccttatctcataattaggaggatttttaggttatttggttaggaggattaatcatttcccttttttcatatcaaaatccCTTATGGTAAATGTAACGAAAACCTTTAAGGCTTCATTTAACAAaatccaattatttttttaggaATATTACATcctaaaaacttgtacattattatatattaaaaattactaCCTAAATTTTATAACAAGGTAGTATGCACCAAATTAATTTTACTAAAGTCATAAGAACTCTcattaaaaaaagagaaagtgTGTGAGGTTGTTACGCATCTAATTTGAtgaaaaatctctcacatattaatattttgaataaatgattaGCCCccaatgatttttatggtttaaaaaaaggtatgtgagaggtttttcactcAACTTAGATGCCTAATAGCCTCATATTCCCCCCCCCCctaacaaaaacatatataaaagttaaattagggactccttattttatgGACCATTAGGGACACTTCTCAATATTCATTTTTCACCATCTTctaccatcaccaccaccaccaccattatctccgaccaccatcGTGATCCTCCGGTGACGGTGACTACCGCCACCACAACGTacgcatgtgtaagttatacaagcaccatcaccaccatcatctccgaccaccaccataattATTCGGCGACGGCGATCACTGCTACcataacctacacatgtgtaagttacatgtcccTATGGTCTCTTAAATTATGGTCTCTAATTTAAGGAGTACATAATCTAACTCACCCTTAtgactatatatttatataaaaacaaaaacatatgattttaatctatttattttatatgatcGTTTAGCAAGTAATAATATAAACTCCATGGagataattatttcttttttcttttgttttcagCGAGTTAGTATGTTAGAATTTGAAAAATCTCAAAAAATCACAGTGACATCCAGTTAGACACTACATAGAATTTGAATCGCACAATTTCGAGATAAAACTCAAAATTCCCGAAATAGCCCTCTTTTACAAATCTTGGTATACAATATTTCAAATAATCAATGGAAGAttaaaaactccattgattGTCTATTCCTTGAGTAAGTTTTCACCTTTAGCTTTATACGTTTTACATGAGCACACATTCTTAAGATTTATGAAGACAAGTATTGTTACTATACTAATAtaacataatttatttaattttagtttgtttattatttgtattagaaaattcttaaaaatattgatgttgaaattcacaaaattcatttccatatataaacaaaatgattaaaattaaaaaatacatataatctaTCCATATATCGGTTATTAAAGGGAAAAGTGAGTGTGGGGTTGTCACACACCTAAGTTGGGTAATAAGGGTAATGATCTATCCTCCTAaattattagcctaaaaatcttcctaattaataagattgtgacatgtggaaaatcaggtggtgagattaggaaagagaattagtgaattccatgtgttaacaagtggatatacTAGAAGGATTGGTTaagatgatttatcattttttgggtaaaaaacttctcacatattaatattttaatagagtaaattacagttttcgtccctgtggtttgcccCAATTTTCACGTTTCATCCCTAGGTTTACGAAGTTATGTTTTTCATCCTCAGCTATGGAACCCCGTCAACGGTTTTGGTCCAATCCACTAACCGACATTAAAAAACCATTATCGCTTTGGTCTGAGGGCAACTTTGTCATTTTgtctttaccttttttttttaattaacaatacATATTCACAATCTATGATCACCATCTTTATCATCAAACATCAACCATCATCATCTAACACTTttcaatacttttttttatgtatcaaatcattaaatcaaaatcataaaaacaaaatgcCTATAACTTTTTTCAAACACTAAAATTCATATAAAGGCTTATCAAGTTTTCAGATCCTAATCCAAATATCCTTACAAAATCCACTttctaaacaacatatttatatatagatattggtATGATTGTTAATgtagaaaaagaaataatagaACTTTTTAAAAATCACTCACcacaaatttaaattaattttctatgTTGACATTGTTTTatggtttcaaaatttttaatttatttctcaTAGTACAATATTACCACTATCAAGAAATAAGAATGACACTTTCTGTTTTAAAAATAACAGTTAAACAAGTATAAAATTACTATTGATGTAAATCATTCAAGTATACAACTTGTGGAATTTGTATACTCAACTAGTCAAATAAAACATCAAgtataagtaattgatttaCGTCAAAAGGTAAGCTTTAACACGAATCGTGCCTTATATTTTATTGTGATGAGAATGTCTAAGTTGTCGTTTCTTGTAACTTGGACTTACACATGGTTTGACCGATCTATACATATAGGTTTTTAGATCTTGAATACTTTCATAATCAGATCTTGTTATTGGGTTTGTGGCAAGATCTTCTTTGTCGGATCTTGTTATTGGGTTTGTAGCCGGATCCTCTTACCTGGATCTTCGTCGCCGGAGCTTTTTGACCGGATCTTCTTGGCCGGATTTTATCATTGTAAAAGATAGATTTGGTTGACAATGATGGTGGGCATCTTGAATGACtggttttataaaaattttgataGATCTAAAAGAAATATTGTTAAcgaggaagaagaagatttttgtATGTTAGAAATCCATATATTGTTTTGATAGATGGAtgtagatacatatatacagatataatattgtggatgatgaagatgatctACTGATCTACACTCACACACAGATATACATTTTTGTTGAAagttttaatttacacttttggtccttttGTAATTTAATGACCATTATACCCATAATGTACATGTCATGTGACCAACTATTTAACGTCTGTTAATGGTTTGGACCAAAACCGTTGACGGAGTTCCAAAGTTGGGGATGAAAAACGTAATTTCGTGAACATAGGCATGAAACATGAAAGTAGGGGTAAACCATAGGGACGAAAATTGTAATTTActcattttaatattaatgaataaatgatgacccctgaattttatggaataaaaaacTAAGATGTGaaaggtttttcacccaagttggatgACGTTGTCCCACACATTCATTTCACCCGGTATTAAAACTAGGAAAGTTATAAACACCTAATATAAAATAGAGTTTGGTAACACTGTTAATTCGTTATAATTTTACACAACAATTCAAGGTTATTTTTATAGAATCGTTATTTTTGCGTCtaatattttttcatataatcATGGTTATCTTTTTTTACAGTCAGTTGGTACTGTTGATTATATTCTAAACGTTTTTTGCAACTAAATACATACGCATCATAAAAACGAGATATCAGGTGTTCCACATTATTTAACTTTTCTTGCGACTTGCGAGAGATGATGGTCGCATCATAGCTGAAGTACAGATAGAAAAGGTTTATACACTTTAAGCCTTgtttatttacaagaaaaacaataacaattccataataataagaaaacatACATCTGTTTGAGGTAAAGACCCAAAAGTAATGAGATAATATACATAtgttagtcttttttttttcctttttagtcGATGGTAAAAGCAAAGGCAAGTTCTACCAAAAAGgcaaaaaaatcattaaaaagaaCCACCAAAAGGATTTAAAAAATATTGACTTCTTTTCATCAACTTAAGTTACGATAATACAtccaaaaatgaaaagaaacagAAACACATAACTTCTAATTTCTCTAATCTTTGCCAGATTGCTTAATTTCAACTATCTGTGCTTGCTGTAGTGTTCCCTGTCATGCTCACGGTTCTTTTCACGGTCCCGGTCACGTTCCCTCTCCTTTACAGGAGATGACTCGTATCTTGAAGGTCTCCGCTTGAAATGTCTGTCATCATCACTAGATTCATAATCAGCGGTTGTAGTAGCAGTGGCAGAGGCGGTGCTGTTCCTCCTGGAAGCCACTACAGATCCACCACCAGATGCTGCTTCTGAGGAACTTGATGTAAGCTTGCGTTTCTTGGAAGCTGCAGCAGCTGCTGCTTCTTCTTGTTCTGGGAAGCTGATGCGGGAGAAGACACTTCGCTTATGTTTCCGATCACTGTCAGAACTGGTTGCAGttactgctgctgctgctgctgccgCCTTAGAATCTGAGGTCGCCGGTGCTTGGGGTGGTCTTCGAGTTGATGGTTCTGAACGACGATGGCTCTTATGATGCTGAGagtgatgatggtgatgatgggTGTCATCGTAGTCGTCATAATCATAACGATCACTAGAAGATTTCTTCTTTGAGGATGGGTGTGGTGGAACATCGAGGCCATCATCATGAGAATGGCGACGATCAGGTGACGGCCGTTCGGTTCTGTGGCGGTGTCCATCACTGCTGTGTTGTGGAATTGGTCTctataaaatcaataaaacaattaaactgTCAGCTTCAGAAACttgaaataatcaaataaaccaTAAACTAGAGGTATAATAACAGCTTGCATACAGTTTTTGACTTCATTGAGTGACCATCCACATGGCTGCGTCCTTCTCGGCTGAAATCACGTTCTTTTGGTAATTCCCTGTTGCTGTATTAGGTTAAAATAATACAAGTTTAAGATAATATGCCATAAACCTGAATACCCAGATTGAAAAGCACTTACTTTGCACAAATGCGTGTGTTTAAAGGAACTAACTAGGGAATTATTTTTGCAAAACTTCTATCAACACAAAGTAATAAACCAcatgtaattaactaattatactGCTAGATGATGTCTACACTGATGACTAACCTTCCTGTTCCACCACGCTTCTCGAAGTCATGCTTCCTCTTTAATTCAGCTCTGCGTGCTTCAAATTCCTCTCGACTCATAATGGGGGGTCCACCATTCATCCCCATTCCTAACTCTGCTAGATCCCTGTTACATATTTTATGAATATTAAGTGGTTGTTCATGCAAGTATACGTCATAAGATACAGCCAAAATAAATACCTCTGTGGTGGGATAAAAGGAGGCATCATCCCAGCCCCAAAAGGATCCTGGGGAAACATGCCTCCAAAAGGAACATCCATTGGCCCCGGAAACCCATATCCACCCATATATGGCATGCCACCAGCAGCATATGGAACCATAAATGGATCCATTCCAGGCTGCATGCCATTCCAATACGGATTATAAGGATTAGGGCCTGGAGGCATCATATAGTTCTCAGGTGCAAATTCCTGGGACGCTCTCCACTGCATCTCTGCTGCtgcaaaatttattaaaaaacaaatgttagcCATTCAATCTTATTTATGGTTTACCAAGTTTAAGGAAGATGAGACACTACCATTCATAGGcatattaacttttttctttttcttcttctttgctgaaaagaaagaaataaaatatgtaaaacatatataacaccCAACTGAGTAATAGAAGACTTTTATAGCCACACTGATACATTACAAAATACTATACATATAAATGGATCGATGCAGATTATGTATTAGAAATAATTGGTCAAAATGGTAAGATCATAAGAATCAGCTATAAGAAAACTGGTCAAAGGGCACCCAGCGTGTGATTGTAATATGtaaatttcataaatcaatttattATAAAACTGAATCATTATTGAAACACAACAGTCATATTTCATGTACTAATAATTCAAAATTTGTACAGATATACTACAAAAGATGGCAACACTTCATCTTCAATGCGGCGACGCCAACTTACATATGAATGGATTGATGCAAGTTATGTATTAACGACAGTcgataatgggtcaaaatgttaacatCAGCTATAAAAAAACGGGACAAATGCTACCCTACGTGTGCTAGTAATGCATAGAACCCAGTAAAtcaatttattaaaaagtattgaAATACAACCGTTATATAGTCATATTTCAAACtaaatattcaaatattcaGACGAAGAGTTTCGGGTTGACCCGGACAGGCCATATTTAGCTAGCACCAAATGATTTCTGGTTTTAAATTGTAACAAAGACCAAACATAGAACCATGCGTAGGCAGCCGATAAACATCCCTTGAATAGGGCTGGAAAAGAAGGCTGGATCTTGATATATTACCTGCCTCAGCAGGAACTTGCTTCTGCTGCACCTCATCATCAGCAAGTCGTCCACTTCCCTGTGATGCTGGTTCCATTACACTTCTAGACCCATATGTTGCTTCAGAGACATCAGGGGCATTTGCGACTTTTTTCCCCGATACTGCCGGCTGGGCTATAAGAGTTGTATCATGTTCAGCAGGTCCGGACGGCATCTTTGCAGTCTCCCCATTCTGAGGTGGATGTTGCTCCCCCTTGGAGGCTGCGGACTGTGAAGGAGATGGAATCTTAAGCTGTTGTGGAGGTGGTGGACATCTGGCAGATTCCATATCTGAAAAATGGAAGTGACCAAAAGAGGATTAAGAAACATCATCACTGGttataacaattaaaattataagttgtatatatataccttgaaCGTGATAGGCACTGCCACCATTTTCAGCACTGCTATTATTTGACTCCAATATTCGGTTTATCGTATCTCTTAGTGTTTTATTGGGCAACAGATCATCTGCTAGCACATTTGTGGCACCACAAACACACACTGATTTATTGATAATGTGATCTCTTATACCTGACATGAAATCAAATAAATGCGATCAAAAATCCACAGATAGCATGATGTTGTCGTATTAGATCATTCACAAAGGTTAGGTGAAAGAAAGGTTAAATGAGATGATATGGCAAGTGAAGAAGGGTAAAACCTTCAAACTCATTcggttaaatacatcagtgaaatGGGAACTGGTGATATATATCACCGGCTGAATGTTGCAGAGTGTTTGTACGTGACATCTAATATTAAATTCACATGTGGCTGTAGGTGAATGTGCTGTACGCACTTGAGAATTTGTGAGTGaagaaataatatttatatctatattaaatatattaaggtgGGTCTGAATGATAGATTgataggtgaatggttaaggggAAAAGAAAAGGTTAAAAATGTGAAAAGGTCATGCTTCTGTGGCAGAAAAAAGTGTAGGTGAAAGAGGTGAATGGTTACGAATGGTCTTAGTTCAAAAACTTGGCATTACACTGTACACCTATAATCTAATGTCTTTATcgcaattaaaattaaaacttacaTTTATCACAGAAACTCGTGAAACAGCACTTGCTGGTGAGAACAGCATCCTTCATCACTTCTTTACACAAAGGGCAGTGAAGTTCTGGAGGGAGATCACCAACAGTACGAGTAGAAGGCATACCTTCGATCTCCTTCTCAAAAGCAGCCCTGTTGCAAAAGCATTAAGCACAAGACAATTAGTCAAATTATACATACACGATTCACTAAGCCAAAGGAAACTATAACGTAATACAAACAAAGCAACATACTCATTCGGCTTTAAAACTGCCACCGCACCACTAGGTAATGCATAAGAACCATCTGGGGTAGCCATTAACATAGATTTTGGGATGCCAGTTGGAGGTTTCACCCTCTTGATATCATAACGTGAATCACCATTGGTAGGGCAGTGCTGAATAAAATGACCTGGCAAAAATAGCAATTATGATTACTAATATACCATTACTTCTGAACTTGGAAACTAGAAGTAATCTACCACATGTTCTTGCTAATTATCTATAATAGAGTAAGAGAGTAGCAATCATCTAGACCAACAACTCTACCTGGTTCTTTGCATCTGTGGCATACATAGCCTGGAGGTGGTGTTCTTCGCTCAAAGCCACCATTGCCCCGACCTAAAAAATAAGAGCAAAATACAATTTTCAGCGACACGTAACATTGATTCGCTTTTGTATTAAATCATCATATGCATTCTATATGCTGTGCTCTTTCATGATGTCATCTTTTTACAACAATTCACAAGCCAAATTTTCATAATGAAGAACACAACCACATACATAACattaactttaataaataaCTGAATTAGGAAgctaaaaaaagataattaccaAAACCTCGTCCACCCATTCGACCACCCATTCCACGCCCAAAGCCTCTACCCCCACCAAAACCATCAAAATTTTGCCTGCAAGTAAATAAGCCAAACTTCAATCCCTCACATGACATATAATCATCACAAAAGAAAGAGCTAAAACTGAGAAGGTGATAGTACTGCTGCCAGTCCAACGCTGGTGTATCAATTAAGGCCTGGATTTTGCTGTCCTCGTCAGCATTACTGGGAACGGTAGCATCCTGAGGTTGATTAGTAGATACAGGGGCTACAACTTCAGGAATTTCATAAAGGTCATTTCCAAATTCATCATATTCTGAACCATCAGCCTACAAAATCTCGAAAATCTGACGTATTATAATCCTGAACCACGACCAAATTCTTTATAATATTATCGTTAGAAAAAGCTTACATAGTTCAGAGCCGAAAGACCAGCTCCGGAAAAGTTATTCTTAGCCTGTTGCGCACTCTCCGGCTCAACCATATTTGGCCTGCAATGTAAATTACAAAGAATAACTCATCTAATCACCTAAAAGTCTCAAACTTGACAGGTATAATTTGACCATCCAACGTGCACAAAGCTTTTGCCGGGTCAACAAACCATGATTTGGTTTATGTAACCATTAGAGTAAGCGAAGCTAAGCAGTCAAACGTAACCCAAAAGAAAGTATCATATGcctctaaataaccaaaaaaatatatatatatttaaattttaaaggttTTGAAAATATACTCAGTTTCAGTAGGTGCTGCAACTATAGTCTTGCGAGGTTGACCAGGTATACGACGAATTAAAACAGAAGTATTTTTATGAATCTGGTCTTCATCAAGATACTCTGAAATTACAAAAACATAACAATGCTGTGAAACACTATAAATGCAACAATCGACTTCAATCTAACTACCTTAATAACCCCCTAAATCACCCCAAAATGACAACCCATTTCTGCAAACTTCTTAACATAACCACCAcctagtttaaaaaaaatattttattattaactaaTGTTAATCCTCTCATTCAAAACCAGCTAAAAAAAGAATAAAGCTTCAAGCTTctgcaaaaaaatatatatatctctctGACACTCTAGGAATGTCTAGATTGTTTACTGCTAATAAGTTTTGTTTAAAGATCCTATTTTAGCAGACCAAGTTCATTACAAATCATCTCGATGGCACTTATGTTAATCAAGTTTATTTCGAATAACCCAGAACTAAACAAATAAGCCGAAAACCAACTAATAGGTCGaaatctaaaaacacacaccTTCATCATTCTGGGGGTTGGTGACGACAAGATCATAATCAGTGCCTCTACCCAATTGCTTGgattcatatattttttctttcaaagagGCAACTGTTATATAATGTCCATCGATTGGAACCGAGTCATAATCTTTAGCACTTTTAAACTTATAATATACTGCCATAATTATTatctcaaaaatataaaaatttctttttcttttctctcaaaaaaaatcaaataacaaGCACGAACTTCAGttcactactactactactatcgATAAAGGcgttcatataatatatataaacttattaaACGCCTTatttaaacactaaaaaaaatcaaagataataataataacagtacaaaaatcaaaaacaaataatctctatttttttttcacaaaatcAAACCGACTCGGGAACTGCTTCAATCTGCTTCAATCAAATCCTTGAATTATGTTCACGCGCATAAATCCTTCCGATTTTTGCGCTGATTCTTCACTCGCTCAATCAAATTGATGATTTCACGCGCTAGGGTTTCAAAAAGATTCGATCTTGGCCGATGAAAATCGGAACCCTAAATCGGAAACCCTAATTCTTCAATTCTCCGTCGTCGATCTCTTCAGGTGCTTAATTCTTCCGATATAGCGATAGATTCGCTTTCAATTTCTCGGATCTGGTATCTGATTAAGCGATTTCCTTCCAATCGTCTCGAATCTTTGTAtcgtgatatatatatatatatacgtttatgtatatatgatcgAGAAATCGTTCAAAGACGAAACGAATATCGAATTCAAGAGGTTAATTATGTGAATTGCCTTATAAAAGATGAATAATTCATTATTCCTTGAGGGATTGGAATTATCGTGAGCGAATTAGGGCAAAATCGCCAGAaagatgtatgtatatattcccccaaatatttgtatgtgtgtaAGACGGACTTGCCCACTTTCGAGATAAAGCGGTGTTGTACTTTAATGTGGATATATATAGTGGGGATAGTTACACTTTAGCCCCCTTGGATACTTTTATAAATGGTAACTATGAAAGTCATTGGAATAATCATGTGACTTTCCCATTATGTTCTATGTGAACGGTGACAAAAGACGGTCAATACTTAAGAAATAAGAATGTAAGGATATGTTCGGCAAAAGTTCGTAATTTATAATTGGGGtctgctaaatacaacccttaaggctgtgtttaaggtgtataaattatttgtacattacCATGAAAATCGGGagtagacttttaatatggaaggtacaagttgttttatgcacattaaatacagctcttagggctgtatttagcattttcttttataattataacttgTAATTGTACCTTTTTAATTGTAAAATGCAGTCTTTAGTTTTTGGAAAAagttaactaaaatttttatttttttttagatgttTGGTATTATAGTTATAACTGTAATTTTATGAAACATTTGTGTAATTATACAATTTAAAGCTTCATCTAAACTGAAAATTTTGAAACGTTACTTTCGTTTGTTATTGGAGCTTTGTTCCCAAGTAAGAGCTAAAGAGAAGTACATAAATAAAGGGAAAAGAGGAAAAAGAGAAGGTTTCGTTGTTAGACTGATTTAAAAGATAGGAGGTTGTGACCGAAAAGTTATTGTCGATTAAGTGAAAAGGATGGATTTTGGTTTAAAAAGAGATTGTTATATGTAATTAAGAAacttaggaaaaaaaatacatgataGAATGACTTTTTTAAAAGTCTTTTTGTCAAAGTACTAGAAAATTCAActtcaaataattaaaagtgtatACATTATAAATTAACCCCACAAAATATAGTACgtattcaatttttattttttaaaaaacttgtgTGACACACACACAATGAAATTATACTATATTTCTAAAAATGACAATGTTTGATAGCTGTTATGTAATGATCAAAAGTTAtgaatataatgtaaaaaataataataatagaaactTGATATTTACAGTAAGTGGGTGGTATGAATTTCCGGTACCGATGATTGGTATGTGGCATTGCCACACCCTCTCAATTGGCATAAATCGACATGTGGTATGGG
This genomic window contains:
- the LOC122599802 gene encoding E3 ubiquitin ligase PARAQUAT TOLERANCE 3-like isoform X1, whose amino-acid sequence is MAVYYKFKSAKDYDSVPIDGHYITVASLKEKIYESKQLGRGTDYDLVVTNPQNDEEYLDEDQIHKNTSVLIRRIPGQPRKTIVAAPTETEPNMVEPESAQQAKNNFSGAGLSALNYADGSEYDEFGNDLYEIPEVVAPVSTNQPQDATVPSNADEDSKIQALIDTPALDWQQQNFDGFGGGRGFGRGMGGRMGGRGFGRGNGGFERRTPPPGYVCHRCKEPGHFIQHCPTNGDSRYDIKRVKPPTGIPKSMLMATPDGSYALPSGAVAVLKPNEAAFEKEIEGMPSTRTVGDLPPELHCPLCKEVMKDAVLTSKCCFTSFCDKCIRDHIINKSVCVCGATNVLADDLLPNKTLRDTINRILESNNSSAENGGSAYHVQDMESARCPPPPQQLKIPSPSQSAASKGEQHPPQNGETAKMPSGPAEHDTTLIAQPAVSGKKVANAPDVSEATYGSRSVMEPASQGSGRLADDEVQQKQVPAEAAKKKKKKKVNMPMNAAEMQWRASQEFAPENYMMPPGPNPYNPYWNGMQPGMDPFMVPYAAGGMPYMGGYGFPGPMDVPFGGMFPQDPFGAGMMPPFIPPQRDLAELGMGMNGGPPIMSREEFEARRAELKRKHDFEKRGGTGSNRELPKERDFSREGRSHVDGHSMKSKTRPIPQHSSDGHRHRTERPSPDRRHSHDDGLDVPPHPSSKKKSSSDRYDYDDYDDTHHHHHHSQHHKSHRRSEPSTRRPPQAPATSDSKAAAAAAAVTATSSDSDRKHKRSVFSRISFPEQEEAAAAAASKKRKLTSSSSEAASGGGSVVASRRNSTASATATTTADYESSDDDRHFKRRPSRYESSPVKERERDRDREKNREHDREHYSKHR
- the LOC122599802 gene encoding E3 ubiquitin ligase PARAQUAT TOLERANCE 3-like isoform X2, with translation MAVYYKFKSAKDYDSVPIDGHYITVASLKEKIYESKQLGRGTDYDLVVTNPQNDEEYLDEDQIHKNTSVLIRRIPGQPRKTIVAAPTETEPNMVEPESAQQAKNNFSGAGLSALNYADGSEYDEFGNDLYEIPEVVAPVSTNQPQDATVPSNADEDSKIQALIDTPALDWQQQNFDGFGGGRGFGRGMGGRMGGRGFGRGNGGFERRTPPPGYVCHRCKEPGHFIQHCPTNGDSRYDIKRVKPPTGIPKSMLMATPDGSYALPSGAVAVLKPNEAAFEKEIEGMPSTRTVGDLPPELHCPLCKEVMKDAVLTSKCCFTSFCDKCIRDHIINKSVCVCGATNVLADDLLPNKTLRDTINRILESNNSSAENGGSAYHVQDMESARCPPPPQQLKIPSPSQSAASKGEQHPPQNGETAKMPSGPAEHDTTLIAQPAVSGKKVANAPDVSEATYGSRSVMEPASQGSGRLADDEVQQKQVPAEAAKKKKKKKVNMPMNAAEMQWRASQEFAPENYMMPPGPNPYNPYWNGMQPGMDPFMVPYAAGGMPYMGGYGFPGPMDVPFGGMFPQDPFGAGMMPPFIPPQRDLAELGMGMNGGPPIMSREEFEARRAELKRKHDFEKRGGTGRELPKERDFSREGRSHVDGHSMKSKTRPIPQHSSDGHRHRTERPSPDRRHSHDDGLDVPPHPSSKKKSSSDRYDYDDYDDTHHHHHHSQHHKSHRRSEPSTRRPPQAPATSDSKAAAAAAAVTATSSDSDRKHKRSVFSRISFPEQEEAAAAAASKKRKLTSSSSEAASGGGSVVASRRNSTASATATTTADYESSDDDRHFKRRPSRYESSPVKERERDRDREKNREHDREHYSKHR